CCAATGACAAATGACTGCGGCTGGCACCCGCCGTGATGCTGCTGCTCTCAGTCACATTGAGAAAAAGCCGAAGGTCGATCAGATCGAAGTGCATTTAAGTTCACCCTTGTAAACAGCCTCTGTCTATGCCTGAGGCTAGCTCAAAATATGACAGCTTTTCGCATGCGCTTGGCCGCGACATTATTACGTCATGAATACGCTCATAGAACTTTATCAGCATCTGGGCTGGGCGCTGTCGTTACTGGTGCTCTGTGTTTTTATGACGGCAGGCGTGGTCAAAGGCGTCATCGGCCTTGGCTTGCCAACGGTGGCAATGGGATTGTTGGGCTTGGCTATGGTGCCGGCGCAGGCTGCCGCTTTGCTGATCATTCCGGCGACGGTAACTAATGTTTGGCAGTTGGCGACAGGCGGCCAGTTACGGGCATTGTTCCGGCGGTTATGGACGATGCTGTTATTGATTTTTCTTGGCACCGGCCTGGGTACGCTCTGGTTGGGCGTGGGATCGGACCAGACTATGAACCGCGTGCTAGGCGCGGTCTTGGCGCTGTATGCGCTGAGTGGCTTGTTCCTGCCGCCCCTGCATGTTGCACCGCGATTTGAGCGTTGGCTCGGGCCGCTTTGTGGATTGATTACAGGCATTTTGACATCCGCCACCGGATTATTTGCGATGCCTGCCGTGCCTTATTTACAAGCGTTAGGCTTGGACCGCAATCAGTTGGTTCAAGCATTGGGACTATCGTTCACCGTCTCGACGTTGGCATTGGCGGCGGGCCTGTATTGGCAGGGTGCGCTGGGCAGCGGTGAGATGGGCGCCTCATTGCTGGCATTAGTGCCCGCGTTGCTGGGCATGATGCTCGGTCAGTGGTTGCGCCAGCGCATCAGTGCGGCACTGTTCAAGCGGGTGTTTTTCGTTGGAATGGGGTTACTTGGATTGCATCTGTTAATGGCCTAGTCGAATCCTTGCAGCAATACCAGATGATTCGTGCGTGTGGGTCAAATAGCGGAGAAGCCGTGCGTCAGTTAGCCTTAGCCGGGGAGGGCGTTGTTTGCCTATCGCACTTCATGACCGACGAAGACATTCGCCTCAAGCCCTTGTAGGTCATTCTTCCTGAAGCCAACAGCGGTTACCGGCAACCGATTCATGCGGTGCACTACCGAAAACTCGCAATTGGCGCTGCGTATTCAATGTTTTCTCGACTTCCTCCAGAGGAAGCTGGCAAATTACGCCGCCTGAGGCTGAGCCTTTACCGATTATTTACTGCGCCGGGCTCGTTGATTGAGGCCGCTGCGGTTAGGCTGCTCGCTTTAGCCGAGCCAACTGATAGGGATGGACTGTGTGGGGTGCATGAATTTTCAACCGAGACACTGGCTTGCTGTGAGTGTGCTGCTTGGCACAATAGGTCTGACCGCCGGCTGCGCTAGCGACCCAGCGGGGGCCCACATTAAATTTATCGAGTTGGTTAACAAAGATCTGACCACCGCGTATCTGCCGGCCCATAACGAAGTCTCCAGTTGGGATGATACGTGGCAGATAGGACGCCAATCGGTGAATGTCGCTTGGCTGGCGCCCGTGAACCATGAGCGTTTGCCGCTGATTATTTATCTGCCGGGCCTCGGTGAATCGGCCACAGCGGGCGAGCAATGGCGCACCGCCTGGGCACAAGCCGGGTATGCCGTGTTATCGGTTCAGGGTCAGGCCTACGGCCCGGCTCTTTACCTGACAGGTCAGGCCCAGGCGGGCGTGTTTCGCGAGTTGGCGGCTGATCGCTATTCCAACGCTTCCCTCCGAGACCGGCTGAGCACACTGCAGAAAGTGTTAAGCGAAGTGCGGGCGCGGGCGGCTAAAGGTGAAGCGCAACTGGCGTCGATCGATTGGAGTCAAGTTGCCGTAGCCGGTTTTGATTTGGGCGCGCAAACCGCCGCTGCGGTGGCGGGAGCGGGACAAGTGGACGTCGCGACCGGTATTGATATTGAGCCCAAGGCTGTGTTGTTGATCAGTCCTTTTGCCGAAATCCAGGCCAAACCTGAGGTGTTCGCACGCATCGCTTCGCCCGTCTTGACAATTACTAGCCAAGACGACGAAGACCCGTTCAACTGGGTCAGTTCTAATCAGCAGCGCGAATTAGTGGGTGCATCCGTGACCGCTGCTGGCAGTCACCGCTTGAGGCTGTCGCGGGCTACCTACAAGACCTTGTCCGGCTCAGATTTGGTGCCCATTCCCACCGAAGGAAAGGAGTTAAAGGTGTCAGAGGACGATCATACTCCCGGGGGAAAATCCCACGCCAAGACCAAACTCCTTCGGTCTGGCGCTCACAGTCCTGTCGGGGCAGAGCCTGTTCCCGATCCGAAACAAGTAGCTTCGATTCAAGCGGTCAGCCAAGCCTTTCTCGACAGCCGGGTGAAACACAATCCGGCCGCCAGCGATTGGCTGCAAAAAACTGCACCGGGCTGGTTGGGAACTGCGGGCTGGCTGCAGTAACAAACGCCCGTGACCTGACCTTCAGTTAGTGATGTTCGCGGGTCGCACGGAATTTTACGTCGGGCCAGCGCTCTTCCATTAATGCAAGGTTGACGCGGGTCGGTGCCAGGTAGGTCAAGTGACCGCCGCCGTCGACCGCCAGGTTTTCCACGGCTTTGATCTGGAACTCTTCAAGTTTCTTCTTATCGCTGCAATCGATCCAG
The nucleotide sequence above comes from Pseudomonas sp. AB6. Encoded proteins:
- a CDS encoding alpha/beta hydrolase; this encodes MNFQPRHWLAVSVLLGTIGLTAGCASDPAGAHIKFIELVNKDLTTAYLPAHNEVSSWDDTWQIGRQSVNVAWLAPVNHERLPLIIYLPGLGESATAGEQWRTAWAQAGYAVLSVQGQAYGPALYLTGQAQAGVFRELAADRYSNASLRDRLSTLQKVLSEVRARAAKGEAQLASIDWSQVAVAGFDLGAQTAAAVAGAGQVDVATGIDIEPKAVLLISPFAEIQAKPEVFARIASPVLTITSQDDEDPFNWVSSNQQRELVGASVTAAGSHRLRLSRATYKTLSGSDLVPIPTEGKELKVSEDDHTPGGKSHAKTKLLRSGAHSPVGAEPVPDPKQVASIQAVSQAFLDSRVKHNPAASDWLQKTAPGWLGTAGWLQ
- a CDS encoding sulfite exporter TauE/SafE family protein — protein: MNTLIELYQHLGWALSLLVLCVFMTAGVVKGVIGLGLPTVAMGLLGLAMVPAQAAALLIIPATVTNVWQLATGGQLRALFRRLWTMLLLIFLGTGLGTLWLGVGSDQTMNRVLGAVLALYALSGLFLPPLHVAPRFERWLGPLCGLITGILTSATGLFAMPAVPYLQALGLDRNQLVQALGLSFTVSTLALAAGLYWQGALGSGEMGASLLALVPALLGMMLGQWLRQRISAALFKRVFFVGMGLLGLHLLMA